From a region of the Triticum aestivum cultivar Chinese Spring chromosome 7D, IWGSC CS RefSeq v2.1, whole genome shotgun sequence genome:
- the LOC123167130 gene encoding GDSL esterase/lipase At4g28780, producing the protein MARSIALVCFLVVGLCLVGAVCASAAAVGGNGARLVNAVYVFGDSLVDVGNNDYLPAPAPRANRPYGMDLPGRPTGRFTNGYNLADVISQRMGFEMSPKPYLSMLPHDKILLGLCKIGANYASGGSGILDTTGKGTLTMRTQVEYFKKAADNMICYPSKEEHLARSLFLLSGGGNDFSAFDPSTASPQAYVVKMVTTYIEHIQALYDMGARMVGILDVPPIGCTPGQRVGMPNGECNEQANSLAQAFNGLLRAKLAEAAEATMKELKYSIAANYNILNNMMDNSLVAGLRHVKTACCGSGKLNAEVMCSHPGTTACPAAEHDDYMFWDMLHPTHATIERGVVALFYGNGPKYGEPVNFGTLVAGKNVSPAIKMVVDEQ; encoded by the exons ATGGCGAGGAGCATTGCTCTGGTCTGCTTCCTCGTCGTCGGTCTCTGCCTCGTCGGCGCCGTGTGCgcctcggcggcggcggtcggcggtaaCGGGGCGCGGCTGGTGAACGCGGTGTACGTGTTCGGCGACTCGCTGGTGGACGTGGGCAACAACGACTACCTGCCGGCGCCGGCGCCCAGAGCGAACCGGCCCTACGGCATGGACCTCCCCGGCAGGCCCACCGGCCGCTTCACCAACGGCTACAACCTCGCCGACGTCATCT CACAACGTATGGGGTTTGAGATGAGCCCCAAGCCCTACCTCTCCATGCTGCCGCACGACAAGATTCTGCTGGGCCTCTGCAAGATCGGCGCCAACTACGCCTCCGGTGGATCCGGCATCCTCGACACTACG ggaaaaggGACGCTCACGATGCGGACACAAGTAGAGTACTTCAAGAAGGCGGCGGACAACATGATTTGTTACCCAAGCAAGGAGGAGCACCTGGCACGGTCCCTCTTCCTCCTCAGCGGCGGCGGCAACGACTTCTCGGCCTTCGACCCCTCCACCGCCAGCCCCCAGGCCTACGTCGTCAAGATGGTCACCACCTACATCGAGCACATCCAGGCGCTCTACGACATGGGAGCACGGATGGTGGGGATCCTCGACGTGCCGCCAATCGGGTGCACCCCGGGGCAGAGAGTGGGCATGCCCAACGGCGAGTGCAACGAGCAGGCCAACTCCCTGGCGCAAGCGTTCAACGGCCTCCTTAGGGCCAAGCTCGCGGAGGCCGCTGAGGCGACTATGAAGGAGCTCAAGTACTCCATCGCCGCCAACTACAACATCCTCAACAACATGATGGACAACTCGCTCGTAGCCG GGCTGAGGCACGTGAAGACGGCGTGCTGCGGGTCCGGGAAGCTCAACGCGGAGGTGATGTGCAGCCACCCGGGCACGACGGCGTGCCCCGCCGCCGAGCACGACGACTACATGTTCTGGGACATGCTCCACCCCACGCACGCCACCATCGAGCGCGGCGTCGTCGCCCTCTTCTACGGCAACGGCCCCAAGTACGGCGAGCCCGTCAACTTCGGCACGCTCGTCGCGGGCAAGAACGTATCTCCTGCGATCAAGATGGTCGTCGACGAGCAGTAG
- the LOC123170279 gene encoding GDSL esterase/lipase At5g37690-like, whose amino-acid sequence MKGVIFLLGLVVLGALVGVVVASAGAVRRPVVPAMFVLGDSTLDVGNNNHLPGEDVPRANQPFYGVDFPGRAIATGRFSNGYNIADFIGKYLGFEKSPLAYLVLKSRNYLIPSALTRGVSYASAGAGILDYTSEGISIPLSKQVRYFAATKAEMEAAVGRGNVSRLLAHSFFLLGVGSNDLFQSTATTQGDVIALYTALISNYTTAITDLYGMGARKFGFISVSPLGCVPAVRVLNATGACNDAMNQIAMGFTATLKSALAGLAPKLPGLAYSLGDSFAALETTFSNPQAAGYENADSACCGSGRLGAEGGYCTRNSKLCADHDAYVYWDWIHSTQRAAELGAQALFNEGPAQVTAPISFGQLARKT is encoded by the exons ATGAAGGGCGTCATCTTTCTCCTCGGTCTTGTTGTGTTGGGGGCGCTTGTCGGTGTGGTCGTCGCCAGCGCTGGGGCGGTGCGGCGGCCGGTGGTGCCGGCGATGTTCGTGCTTGGGGACTCAACGCTGGACGTGGGCAACAACAACCACCTGCCGGGGGAGGACGTGCCCAGGGCCAACCAGCCTTTCTACGGCGTCGACTTCCCCGGCCGCGCCATTGCCACCGGACGGTTCAGCAACGGCTACAACATCGCCGACTTCATCGGTAA GTACCTGGGGTTCGAGAAGAGCCCTCTGGCCTATCTGGTACTGAAATCACGCAACTATCTCATCCCTAGCGCTCTCACGAGAGGTGTGAGCTACGCCTCTGCTGGAGCTGGGATCCTCGACTACACT AGTGAGGGAATCAGCATCCCATTGTCGAAGCAGGTGCGCTACTTTGCGGCGACCAAGGCAGAGATGGAAGCCGCAGTTGGCAGAGGCAACGTCTCCAGGCTCCTCgctcactccttcttcctcctcggcgtTGGCAGCAACGACTTGTTCCAGTCCACGGCGACCACCCAGGGCGATGTCATTGCGCTCTACACTGCTCTCATCTCCAACTACACGACAGCGATCACT GATTTGTATGGGATGGGGGCGAGGAAGTTCGGGTTCATCAGTGTCAGCCCGCTGGGCTGCGTGCCAGCGGTGCGCGTGCTCAACGCGACGGGGGCATGTAACGATGCCATGAACCAGATCGCCATGGGATTCACCGCCACGCTTAAGTCTGCACTCGCCGGCCTCGCCCCGAAGCTCCCAGGCCTCGCCTACTCCCTCGGCGACTCCTTCGCCGCCTTGGAGACAACCTTCTCCAACCCGCAAGCAGCTG GGTACGAGAACGCGGACAGCGCGTGCTGCGGGAGTGGGAGGCTGGGTGCGGAGGGCGGCTACTGCACGCGGAACTCCAAGCTGTGCGCCGACCACGACGCCTACGTGTACTGGGACTGGATCCACTCCACGCAGCGGGCTGCCGAGCTGGGTGCCCAGGCGCTCTTCAACGAGGGCCCAGCCCAGGTCACCGCACCCATCAGCTTCGGGCAGCTGGCCCGCAAGACATAA